The following coding sequences are from one Leptolyngbya sp. NIES-3755 window:
- a CDS encoding rhodanese domain-containing protein (similar to AA sequence:cyanobase_aa:LBDG_24210) translates to MSKVEDAIEKAKEALPNVTPTPPGLKAESSVHDLKSRLEWGEPGLTIIDVRDRDTFNHGHIMGAVCFPMDEVVELTKSNYEANRDIYVYGASDQETSEAARLLRQEGFKNIAELKGGLEAWKEVAGSTEGIDETRAEPGKNAYNVVDNVKNHFERQEIDFEKP, encoded by the coding sequence ATGTCTAAAGTAGAAGATGCAATTGAAAAGGCTAAAGAAGCTCTGCCAAATGTTACCCCCACCCCACCTGGATTAAAGGCAGAATCCTCAGTCCATGATCTGAAGTCTCGCTTAGAGTGGGGCGAACCTGGATTAACGATTATTGATGTGCGCGATCGAGACACTTTCAATCACGGACACATCATGGGTGCGGTCTGTTTTCCGATGGATGAAGTGGTTGAACTGACCAAGAGCAACTACGAAGCGAATCGCGATATCTATGTTTACGGTGCAAGCGATCAAGAAACTTCCGAAGCTGCAAGACTGTTGCGCCAAGAAGGTTTCAAGAACATTGCTGAACTGAAAGGTGGACTGGAAGCTTGGAAAGAAGTTGCAGGTTCGACCGAAGGCATTGATGAAACTCGTGCAGAACCGGGTAAGAACGCTTACAACGTGGTCGATAACGTGAAAAACCACTTTGAACGCCAAGAAATTGACTTTGAAAAGCCATAG
- a CDS encoding hypothetical protein (protein of unknown function DUF159;~similar to AA sequence:cyanobase_aa:LBDG_24200) → MCGRFTQTHSAAELAAMFDLNEVPDWQPRYNIAPTQSIPAIVEPHHLKLLRWGLIPSWSKDPAIGNKLINARAETVSEKPSFRDAFKRRRCLIVADGYYEWKKQGSKKQPFYFQLEDHEPFAFAGLWERWNSPDGEPVETCTIITTEPNELAATVHDRMPVILSQENYDRWLDPTFKDAQSLLHPYTNPMQAYPVPLSVNSPTHDAPDCLVNIGEN, encoded by the coding sequence ATGTGTGGAAGATTTACCCAAACCCATTCTGCTGCTGAACTTGCCGCAATGTTTGATCTCAACGAAGTTCCAGATTGGCAACCGCGTTACAACATTGCACCCACTCAATCGATTCCCGCGATCGTTGAACCGCATCATCTCAAACTCTTGCGCTGGGGCTTAATTCCGTCTTGGTCAAAAGATCCCGCGATCGGGAATAAATTAATCAATGCCCGCGCCGAGACCGTCAGTGAAAAGCCTTCTTTCCGTGATGCGTTCAAACGTCGTCGCTGTCTAATCGTGGCAGATGGTTACTACGAATGGAAAAAACAAGGCAGCAAAAAACAACCGTTCTACTTTCAATTAGAAGATCACGAACCGTTTGCGTTTGCAGGACTTTGGGAGCGCTGGAATTCTCCGGATGGTGAACCTGTTGAAACCTGTACGATTATCACGACTGAGCCAAACGAACTCGCGGCAACCGTCCACGATCGAATGCCTGTCATCTTAAGCCAAGAAAATTACGATCGCTGGCTTGATCCCACGTTCAAAGACGCACAATCCTTACTGCATCCGTATACCAATCCAATGCAAGCCTATCCCGTTCCACTTTCAGTCAATAGTCCAACCCACGATGCTCCGGATTGTCTAGTCAACATTGGGGAAAACTGA
- a CDS encoding hypothetical protein (hypothetical protein LYNGBM3L_37950;~similar to AA sequence:cyanobase_aa:LBDG_46790): MRRQSSWIRYGLARLRPLGRPVFWGPLIALLFLVLFAWEFFSRPELATYLGIPDSNETLSAEDQAIGADIDSISLLMNDIQVTSRSQTSQTPVRPTTQANPTAPTPTPTNRLFSTPPESVTPPQSAQTPSGQGVFGAFTNALSTRLGLPSTVQADSTIPAPLPANRLQEAIDKLATENRPVAQAPIEGTIRLDNPINAAPTNSFSALVEGVQPIAPGTAPVISAPLPIAPPINTSVPTIAPQPNQPSDFGVIQQPAPVVNQQPFTVPRPIPGRAIGGGNFNTFSNP, translated from the coding sequence ATGCGTCGTCAGTCGTCTTGGATTCGGTATGGACTCGCTCGGTTGCGTCCTTTGGGTCGTCCCGTGTTCTGGGGACCGTTGATCGCGCTTTTATTCCTCGTATTATTTGCCTGGGAATTCTTCAGCCGTCCCGAACTCGCGACTTATCTCGGCATTCCGGATTCAAACGAAACACTCTCTGCGGAAGATCAAGCGATTGGAGCCGATATCGATTCGATCTCGCTGTTAATGAACGATATCCAAGTGACCTCTCGATCGCAAACTTCTCAAACCCCAGTGAGACCCACAACTCAAGCAAATCCCACTGCACCGACTCCAACGCCCACCAATCGTCTTTTTTCCACTCCGCCCGAATCTGTTACTCCTCCGCAATCGGCTCAAACTCCATCCGGTCAAGGCGTATTTGGAGCTTTTACAAACGCCTTGAGCACAAGACTCGGACTACCCAGCACTGTACAGGCGGATTCAACGATTCCCGCTCCCCTGCCTGCAAATCGACTACAAGAAGCGATCGACAAGTTAGCAACCGAAAATCGTCCAGTTGCTCAAGCCCCGATCGAAGGCACAATTCGGTTAGACAATCCGATCAACGCCGCACCAACGAATTCTTTTTCCGCATTAGTTGAAGGCGTACAACCGATCGCACCTGGAACGGCTCCAGTGATTTCTGCACCGTTACCCATTGCACCTCCGATTAATACTTCAGTTCCAACGATTGCACCACAACCAAATCAACCTTCAGATTTTGGAGTGATTCAACAGCCTGCACCCGTTGTGAATCAGCAACCGTTCACTGTTCCGAGACCAATTCCTGGAAGAGCGATCGGTGGCGGCAATTTCAACACATTCTCGAATCCTTAA